The segment CCTATAGCTATGGTTACGGATATAGAACGGAATAGGACACGGCCGGTTGCCAAAAAGATAGACCTTGTCTCAGTGTGAGAGTTTAGGTCTGAAAATATGTGCGTGgatttattcaattaaatttaagacaATTTGAGGCACTCATTTAGATCCCTGTTTAATTAtggataaaatatttcagtttgttcCCACTGATGGACTGAACCGTAAGTCGATAGTTTGTGCGTCCCAAAGTGTCTGAtgcattttctaaaattaaactgaGCGTGTAAGACGTGTCGGGCCTTAATAGCGGATATTTTTCAAGTGCGAGTAAAACTACTAATTTTGAGTTTGTGTATATTCCTGCCTTTAGAACAATCGCAGGAAGGTATTGACCTAAAAGCTACAAAGTAGGTTATCTTTCGTAgaatttaatattcagtgGTTTGAAGTCGTGACTAACAAACAACCGAGCTATATTTAGTCCCTTTGCACTGTACAACATAActgataaatttttgttaagaaTCAACATTTTACAAACTACTAAATTCACCTTTCTAACTGAAGAGATCTGAAACAATCAATATCGATCTTTGCAGGAGTCTTCATCACCCTCCTCACCtaatttttaaaccatttttttaacacaaactTATTGTCCTTTAATTACAGGCCCAAATGCCCTCTAGGACTACTTAACGATGCCTTAAATTGGAATAAAATCTGCACATAACTaacaatttctaatatttcaagAGTATTATTCTTCTTTTATTGTTCTCCCCAAATCCTTTTAATCTGCTGGTTTTCTCGAAGGCACCTTATTTTCTAAGTGATcccattgaaaataataaagtgaCCTTAAATTGGGTGATCTAGGGGGCGCATACGGTCTATCTAACAGCGTAGAAAAATCTCAGCTAAGTAGGTCATAGTTGTTCTCTAAAATGATCGAACAACAgccaaaataaagaaattctttGACCAAGAGTACTAGTTGGAGAGGTTTGGGCATTGACTACCAATAACTAACTAATCTGAACAAGCAGTCGCGTTAAATTCAGTCTCTATGCTCTTTAGAAcacaactgaaaaattttcgtTAAGATTCGACATTTTACAAACGGCTAAATTCATCTGTTTCAGTGGAGAATCTCATTTACTGGAGAGACCCGAAACAATCAGCGCCGATTTTCGCAGGAGTCCTCATCATCCTCCTCGCCCTCACCTACTTTTCCCTCATCAGCGTTATCGCCTATTTGTCTCTATTTACTTTAATTGGAACCACTGCCTTTAGGATTTATAAAAACATCATTCAAGCCATACAAAAGACTGGAGATGGCCACCCATTCAAGTAAGTTATTCGTTTTAACATTTGGATTTTTCCTGATAGACGTTTGgacaaaatcaatttcagAGAATACTTAGACGTTGACGTGGCTTTGCCTCAAGAAAAAGTACAAGACTTCTGCAGAGTAGCCACTGCCCATTTGAATGCAGCCCTCGTCGAGCTCAGGAGATTGTTCCTGGTGGAGGACTTGGTAGATTCGGTCAAGTTCGGAGTTCTGCTGTGGGTTCTCACTTATTTAGGATCATGGTTCAATGGGATGACCTTGGTTATCATAGGTGGGTTCACTCTAGAACCAACAACCGcatttaaatatcttaaatcATTGTTTTATCTCATCAGCCTGGGCTGCTTTGTTTACCCTTCCAAAGATCTACCAAGCAAACCAAGCTCAAATTGATGCTAATCTTGAGATCGTAAGAGTGAAGATTGCTGAAATCACTGAAAAGTAAGTTTTTACAAAGTCTGAAGTTAAAGTACCAATTGAAGGTTTTTCGATTCTGAGAGGTGAGCACaatatattgttaaataatattatacgAGGCGAATcagtttaaaattaacttcCAACTTGCGCAACTCCGATAACAGTGGATTTAGTTACGCAAGTTGAAACATTTGAAGAGTTGTATCGTTCTGTGGCTTTCAGTAAGATACACAGTGaattataaacttttaattgatGTAATTTTTGCGGAAAGGCAaacattttatcttttaaGTGAATTCATAGAAAATAGCCAAGCGACGTTAGATCTGGTGATCTAGGAGGTCGAGATATCGATTTTTACGTATATGATGCTTACAGTGTTTTCTATCAATTTTGTATATCAAATCAAGTGGAATTTTAGAAACTATgcaaaaaatttctcattttacaGGGTTAAAGCAGCAGTACCCATCGGGAAAAAAGGAGAGAAGCTCGAGTAATCCTTAAAAAATACtcccaaaaattatttaattaatgaagtttttatctcTTTAAGTATATTATACATCCTCGTTAATTGTAAGAGCGAATTTatatctttattattaatattattgttattagaCACCATTTAATGTTATAACATAATACTTTTTGGTCTTAGTGCAGAAAACAAACATCGTGATGGCTTACGTGTTTCACTTGATagctttgaaaaataatagcaatttattgtttaaattcgATGTAAGTCATACTGAATCGTTGTTAAAAGTAGCGTATTTCTAAGTACACTCCTAAGTGTAACAATGCAAAAGTCAGCTATGTATGTAATTACTTAAAGTCCAAGTGTGTAAATGTTTAATAGGATAAGTTTCCATTTCATTCAAAACTATGTTACACAATAAGGTAAGTATAATAAAGGAGGGTGAGCTTCTTAAAGGGCATATTTATTATACTACAGAAGTTGAAACTTGCTACCCCGCTTACGGCAAGTATACAATATTTATACTAAAATAGTAATGACTTTTTGTAGACGCTCTGTACGATTCTCTATCGTGCTTCAAATTTCTCTTATTTCACTGGACCGGAAGAAAGTTAATCTAAAGTCAGCTTTAATTGAATTCCGAAGATATCACACTCATTTAATCCTAACTCTTCTACAGCACTAGGTATATCACCTTACTGTACTATGTACTAGTTATGCTGCGGTATATACTAGTTAGGATGTCGCTTTTGTTGAAAAACGTTGTTGATTTCATATATTTAATAGTCATAATAGGATTACATTCTAAAAACAGAAGTGATTCAGAAATAATTGCATCACAcgtgagttaaattttttaaattttatacggacgagttttaaaagaattaattttatacgtCCGGAggtaaaatttagtttttcgtTTCCATTTGCGAGCgtaaaatggcatttttcccCTTAAGGTATGTTCCGGCTTAacgtatatatgtatacaatGTTGCTCTTTCATTTGCGAACATAAATGACACTTTTACACACTAAGGCAACTCCCGgcctaaagtacaattttgtttttacattTGCGGACGTAAAAAAGCATTTTACTTGTCCCAATTTACAATACAATTTTCCGCCCTCGTTTTTTGGACGTAAAAAAGCGCTTTTCACGCGGATGCACCGATCAACTACTATTAACATATTTGTTGAGTTCTACTCGGGTTATATGTCACAAATAATTAACCTCGTGAGTTGTAATCTTTTTTGACCACTCTGTAGTTGTTTATGTGGCGGTTTAATGCTTTTAAGACGAACTATCATATGTAGTAAATGGAACATACAAAGTAGCACTACATTATTTGtatcatataaattttattattgaaattctaTTGCTGTATCTCGATTGGGGACTTTTtcgtttaatgaaaaatgtattcCCTTGTTCATTTAATTAGCAATAAATAGTTTATAAATGTACACGTGttcgtttttcttgaaattttttcagtgATAGATTGTGCCGCTTATTTCTGTAACTGAATTAGTTCGGGTTACGTTAATTCGATGTTTTTTAAGCGAATTGGTCAAAGTTTCCGTGATATCGAAGGTCAAAATTTGTCTcgaaattgtcaaaattgcAACTCGACCCAGGATATCTCTACTCAAAAGACCTAGAAATACAGGACCAAATAAGTGTCAATGAAATCACAGTGTATGTACCGAAAAATAGGTAAACATATATTGTATAGCTACCTTTCTCTGatatttgagtttttattagatttttttattgattttttattaaatttgtagaGTCTATTCCATGGAATAGAACTTCCCATGTGTCTTTTGTATGAAGATGATAGGAAATGAGGCATTATATGTGTTATTTGGTTACTTTTCTGTGGTGACTTTTgagattttaatatatttttagtggATTTTTCGATGGATTTATAGAGTATGttcccaaaaataaaacacccaATGTGTGGTTTGTATGAAAATGGTAGAAACTGATGCATTATATGTATACAGATTTATAGGAATGTCGTCTTATTGCATACTCCAGGACTCTTCCCCACCCCTCTCCCATCATCTACAatctgtaaattttaattaaaaaaaatcaaaattgaatttaaatccAAAGTAGAAGGGTCAGACATATCATTTGAAAGATaccgattttcattttctgttcATAAACGTATTTCATGatcaaaaatttttcactCTGCGTTTCAGACACATCGAAACAATTTTATCAACAATTCCGTGCAacaaaaataacagtttttcGCTTAAGTGCAAATACCATAAATCAAGTTCATAAGACCCGGGTAAGTGTGAcggataaataaatacaatgagTTCGTTCCCTGCATGAGAGAGCGCCCTGTCATTTAGTAAATCCCTCGAACAGTCGAAAGAGCCGAGCCCCATTTGACTTTTAGATGGACCCCCGTTGCGAGGGCGAAGCCTTTGCCCCACAGGCAAGATGATAACTTTTCATGAATTTCGTGTTAAAGTCCCGCCAATCGCCTGGAATTTCAAGCATATCTTAATAAGCATTCtagaagaaaattgtttaaaatttgaaggagGGTGGCAATAGAATATTATGGTGTGATGGGTATGCTCTGAGGCACTCTCTCTATTTAGATAATGAGTTTtatgtcttggaaatgtaGCAATAAAGCATAACACTCAGACACTCTACCACACTTTCCACGCGAGTGAAAAATACGAGCTCTTCCCATAATTGACGTTCATGCGAACGATATAATCTCACCCCCGGCCATGAAACGATTTTCTCGGAAAATGAGCGGAATTGGAAACGATCGCATTAAGCTAAAGAAAAGAGCAAATTCCAGATAAGAACCCGTAACTCCTTATCGACTGTATAATCAATTGGGGAAAGTAAATATAGGAAgttaaataaatgtgaaaCTACAATAAAACACTTGAAAGGATTTAGTGCTGGAGCGATGACTAGTGTACGGAGAATCTctggaaaaaagaaattgtcCGAATATAAAGGATGCGCCTTGCATATATggacaaaatttaattaggtCATGGAAATCTACTGCTGCGACCAGAATTAGCTTCATTAGTCTAAACACCAACCGATAAAGGTCCCAATAGGGCATTTATAAACCATATAGTTCTGCAAAAAATTGGGCCACTTggtatattatttattcaattcttaaattattctgaaaatttaatgtggaaaaaattgctcagACTAAGACTGTCTAAAGAGCAAAGTGCCATCCTGGAACgaatgaataaattttcatattcctACGCATGAAAATGTAAACACTGAGTGGCATAAAAAACAGAACACccagtaaaaattgttttatcttaTTGGCTTTCAATATGCATTTATCTCTTTCTCACTTTCTCTCACTCGCTTCCTTTCCCTCCCTATCACCCTCCATCCCTCCACAATTTCCTATTTACTCCTAAACACGTTTAGGTATCGACTTAATGAGAAAGATTTAATTACAGACTATTTATAATACATTACAAAGGGCTGCTAATGAGGTTTGCCAAGAATGAGTTAAATTTCGTAATATTCTACCTACAGTATCGCAGACGTGTTCAGTAGGTGACGAATCTGGGGCTCAGTGTGTCTAAGATGGCAAACTcacattttcttgaaaatagtCGTAGACAGACGTAACTCTGGTCCAAGATTAATTTATCCTAAATGAATAATATATGTCACGcagtacattttcaaaattcatgaATCCTAGAAATTTCCATAAACCCAAGTAACTATAAAAGGTCCTATCGGAAGTAGCTGTAGCTACGTGATGCAACGCTTTGGCGCCTAAACATTTGTTTTCCAGACGCTGAAGGGTCAACGTCGAGGGTGCTGATGCGGAAATTCGGCTTTTCTGGAACGGCTATTTTTCTTCGCGCTTTCCGTTGGTCTTTTAACGATGTTTCGTAATTAGTGGCAGCCATGTGGCGGCTGCCGTCCAGGTGTTTTCCCGAGGATTTGTTAGTGGCCAGGAGATTCTCGTCCGTCGAGCAACATTGCTTGTATGGGAAATTATCTACTAATATGATTTATCATGGTAAGTAATAtaggaaataaataatgtttaaaacGGTCGCTAGAAGGAAATTTTCTCCAAATACGATTTGCCTTCATCAGGTAATTTTTCCGCTAAATCGAACCTgccatattaattttaattttaatttctaccCAATTTTATATCCATTCTCCTGATTCATATTGTATTCTATTCTAGTTAAAtagattatttgaaatttggtgtataTTCTAAGACGCCTCCATCAGTATCCAATCTGTGATGtacttcaaaataaatatactaATTAAGTATTACCTGCCTATTCGACAAAACGCCCATAAACGTACAATATTAGGGATGGGAAAATGTATAATCCAGGAACTAtcttaaaaacattttggaaatGTTCCACTTTCTAATTATATTcattataataattactaaataaaactaaacaatAATGTAATTTACCTCCTCCATTTTGTCaaggaaaaattcattttgattCATTGATATATGGTTTTTTTTACTCGTATAGAACATATTTACCAGTAAAATTAATCGTGACCGCTAATATCTGAAATgcgtcaaattttaattattttaatttaaataagtatttatttaatattatatttttatagagGATAGGAAAACTGCAATTTTCTCTGTCGGCGAAGTGTATCAAAACATTCAATCGgtgttattgaaaatttgaaagtttttctaAGTTTACACAGTCTATAACAAAAGTCTGGGATGCTTTCAATATctagtaaattatttatactAATTTTATGAGATTTTCTAGTTGAAATTCGAGGGAACTGAAAGTTTTAATGTCTACAGGAGATAAAAACGAATGTGTTTTTTGCATTCGGTGTCAGCCATATTTCTTTATCGTTTGTCACACGGGACGTAGGAAATgctatatatttaaattaacgaaaaagcttttttcttTCACTTAGCTACTATAGATAACATTATTCTTAATTACAGCATACCTAGGTGcgtttctaaataaatatttacttggTCGCATTTTGATCAGTATTCGGCCATTCCTCATGTATATAATTTAAGACCACATACCTCGTTTGAAACATCATACCACAATGCACATCTTAGGcatatttcagaaaaacacATTCTATTGGATTTAAATCTATTGAATTAAAATCTATTAGATTTATATCGGTGGATTGGACTGGCTTTGATATGGAGATACATATTGATGATCTGCTTTTCTTTACGTATAGGCGAGGATTATCATGCATCAGGACGAATTATATATCTGTGTAATAGTGGCAAGAAAACAGGATGTagaattagaagaaaatgaaaagaaacttAGGAGAAAAGAAGAGTaggaaaaaattcgatttcAGCCCAAACcacaatttttatcttttagtATCCATCCACTTCTTAGACagtttcaaaacaattttcatttccgaATTTTCTCCACATGCTAATTCTTCTAAAATCTGACCTCAACTCCAATCTAGATGCATCAATAAAGAGAACGTGAACCTAGTCTTGTTTTTGTCAACTGATATCGTAATTCTGCCATTACAATCATGATACGCCCTTGCCGTTAAGTTAATTTAAGAAATgggaaaaataagttttaaacttGACACCCGGTACTATGAAAGTGAGATACTTGCGAACATATCTGGTCCAAGTACTATTGAGGGAAATCCAGCCTCAAAGTTTATAACGGGATAATATTAGCGTCCTGGATACAGATGAACCTATCCAAACGGTTCTCACGAAGAGTAAAGATGGAAGAATAgaatttaaaagaattaatgTGTGTTGTGTTTCTCAGTGGTACTGCGCCAATTTGCGCCACCCCGGAGGTTTAGAATGACGGAAATTGTGGAAATTGACTATAATCCAGGACGAAAAGCAGCACCCCATTAACAAATTTACCGATATACTCTTTATTCTATTCTTAAAATAAGTGGAAATACCTCTCGCAAAATTTGCGACCTCCTAAGCGGGGATTacgcaaatttaaatatttcccaaaTGAGCTGACACTTTTTCAGCCACACCCACAGAGTCGCATCAACTTTTCAACGCAGCTACACAGCGATTGGTCGCACAAGGCAGCGGCCAGATCCAACTGTGGCAATTTCTCTTAGAGCTGCTCGGCGATTCGTCTAATGCCAGCTGTATAGTTTGGGAAGGCTCCAACGGAGAATTTAAGCTTACGGATCCAGACGAAGTTGCCCGACGATGGGGGGAAAGAAAATCGAAACCCAACATGAATTATGACAAACTTAGTCGGGCTCTCAGGTAAGAAATCCCCCCTCTACCCTCGTGAAATCGTCCGTTTATTATGAGGAGTAGCGCCCTGACCCGAAGATTATAGAGGGTATCTTCGAAGCAATGGTGCttaaaacaaatgtttcaaTATAGGCAATAGGCAGCGCCACCTGCAAAAAATCAACCTAACGTTTTATCAATTCTAATAACTTGATACTCCCAACTATCTTACATCAAAGGGGACTCTGCGACGGAACTAGCGTCTCCAATAATTCTccagatatttttcattaagtgACATAGATCTGTATACCAatagtttcaaaaaaatcaaacgtaTTTATATTGGGAGTGTGTGGTGGCCGCAGACGTTTACTACCCGACCAATCCAAGCGTCTATTGTGCCACCATTTTGAATCCAAATATCACCTTGTGATGTATAATTGCAAAGAAGATTTTACACTCCTTCCTAATCCGGAGTcatgtataaaatttatgtgcGTCAAAAAATGACAACTTACACTACGAAaagcttaaattttttttggaaaaatcccGTAGAAATTTGCGGAGGTTAGAAACCCTTTGCACAATCATCCGGTATATACCATCATATTGTCTGTCATTTCTCATTGCTTTCCGCAAACCCTAAACCAATTTCAGGTACTATTACGACAAGAACATAATGTCCAAAGTGCACGGAAAGCGATATGCTTACAAGTTCGACTTTCACGGACTGATGGCAGCCTGCCAAGCTCAGTTCCAAGGGCAGGGCGATATTTCCACCCATTACAAGTACCAAGCACACCAAAGTGACTTAGGATTGACCATGTTTTCAGCCAATCACCATGAGCACGGCGCAATGATCCCTCGGATCTTGCCACCCAGGGCTCA is part of the Euwallacea fornicatus isolate EFF26 chromosome 8, ASM4011564v1, whole genome shotgun sequence genome and harbors:
- the LOC136340491 gene encoding reticulon-1-A-like isoform X2, with product MDKIFQFVPTDGLNLENLIYWRDPKQSAPIFAGVLIILLALTYFSLISVIAYLSLFTLIGTTAFRIYKNIIQAIQKTGDGHPFKEYLDVDVALPQEKVQDFCRVATAHLNAALVELRRLFLVEDLVDSVKFGVLLWVLTYLGSWFNGMTLVIIAWAALFTLPKIYQANQAQIDANLEIVRVKIAEITEKVKAAVPIGKKGEKLE
- the LOC136340491 gene encoding reticulon-1-A-like isoform X3, yielding MENLIYWRDPKQSAPIFAGVLIILLALTYFSLISVIAYLSLFTLIGTTAFRIYKNIIQAIQKTGDGHPFKEYLDVDVALPQEKVQDFCRVATAHLNAALVELRRLFLVEDLVDSVKFGVLLWVLTYLGSWFNGMTLVIIAWAALFTLPKIYQANQAQIDANLEIVRVKIAEITEKVKAAVPIGKKGEKLE
- the LOC136340491 gene encoding reticulon-1-A-like isoform X1, translated to MAEDLQKVANEIVDNVIDGVETELKTVPAPGSLQTNIVDSSQAEEPAKKSVLCSMICPNVWFNKKLLNPKVENLIYWRDPKQSAPIFAGVLIILLALTYFSLISVIAYLSLFTLIGTTAFRIYKNIIQAIQKTGDGHPFKEYLDVDVALPQEKVQDFCRVATAHLNAALVELRRLFLVEDLVDSVKFGVLLWVLTYLGSWFNGMTLVIIAWAALFTLPKIYQANQAQIDANLEIVRVKIAEITEKVKAAVPIGKKGEKLE
- the LOC136340492 gene encoding transcriptional regulator ERG homolog, whose protein sequence is MWRLPSRCFPEDLLVARRFSSVEQHCLYGKLSTNMIYHATPTESHQLFNAATQRLVAQGSGQIQLWQFLLELLGDSSNASCIVWEGSNGEFKLTDPDEVARRWGERKSKPNMNYDKLSRALRYYYDKNIMSKVHGKRYAYKFDFHGLMAACQAQFQGQGDISTHYKYQAHQSDLGLTMFSANHHEHGAMIPRILPPRAQQQGLFHSASYWPCAGSSIEPLDTYSS